In Rubrivirga marina, the following are encoded in one genomic region:
- a CDS encoding TlpA family protein disulfide reductase produces the protein MRSLLVLLAVVVVGCASDPAHETARAANTEAGPGADLPLVEVASAEALVDDLDGLDAEVVVLNFWATWCGPCRQEFPEFIRFDREMAEEGVHVRFVSLDQSADLPAVRAFLAEHEVDDPSYLYTGQGDVTSQLNPFVGGALPITMVLDGDGIVQDTHVGMMSYDELSASVAAVRSGETGRSADPTS, from the coding sequence ATGCGCTCTCTTCTCGTCCTGCTCGCCGTGGTCGTCGTTGGTTGCGCCTCCGACCCCGCTCACGAAACGGCCCGGGCGGCCAACACCGAGGCCGGGCCCGGCGCGGACCTCCCGCTGGTCGAGGTCGCCAGCGCCGAGGCGCTCGTCGACGACCTCGACGGCCTCGACGCCGAGGTCGTCGTCCTCAACTTCTGGGCGACGTGGTGCGGCCCGTGCCGACAGGAGTTTCCGGAGTTCATCCGCTTCGATCGCGAGATGGCCGAGGAGGGCGTCCATGTCCGGTTCGTTTCGCTCGACCAGTCCGCCGATCTCCCAGCCGTCCGCGCGTTCCTCGCCGAGCACGAGGTCGACGACCCCTCGTACCTCTACACGGGCCAGGGCGACGTGACGTCCCAGCTCAACCCGTTCGTCGGCGGCGCCCTGCCGATTACGATGGTCCTCGACGGCGACGGGATCGTGCAGGACACGCACGTCGGGATGATGTCCTACGACGAACTCTCCGCCTCCGTGGCCGCCGTCCGCTCCGGCGAGACCGGCCGCTCTGCTGACCCCACCTCTTGA
- a CDS encoding M14 family metallopeptidase, protein MTRLWIAALAVAAAGCSTSAPTAGSSAAVWQTPAEACDYRCTSTYDEVRAVLGRVAAEADGVRLGTFGETVEGRALPFVVWGAPDATPGAICQTGKARVLVFANIHAGEVAGKDAMLELLRDVAGGAHREWADSLVVMIAPIYNADGNERAGYDHRPYQLGPVDGVGTRTNAQGLDLNRDFVKLASPEARALVGLIRDADPHVVVDLHTTNGTFMGYHLTYAPGLSPNTPRGIDADLWDRWLPAITDSVLASDDFAIYHYGNVPGAFGEEATAPRGWYSYSPQPRYSSNYVGVRGRYGILSEAYSYAPYRERVAVSRRFVEEVLDRAWAEASHVRQRVAEADGERVMGETVAIRATWEALPQPVDILLGEVDTVAHPVTGDPMYQRRDVREPERMPAYVRFAPSETVTAPAMYVVRGPVQERVADLLDAHGVAYRRAAVPRSDREAFRVDSVRTAERAFQDVRMQEVFGAWEPAPADASGEAALVVPVDQPLGRLVVMLLEPRSDDGLVAWGLLADGLAEGRVPIERIPAP, encoded by the coding sequence GTGACCCGACTCTGGATCGCCGCGCTGGCCGTCGCCGCGGCCGGTTGCAGCACCTCCGCCCCGACCGCCGGCTCGTCCGCTGCCGTGTGGCAGACGCCCGCCGAGGCCTGCGACTACCGCTGCACGTCGACCTACGACGAGGTCCGCGCTGTCCTCGGCCGGGTCGCCGCCGAGGCCGACGGGGTCCGCCTCGGCACGTTCGGGGAGACGGTCGAGGGGCGGGCGCTCCCGTTCGTCGTCTGGGGTGCGCCCGACGCGACGCCCGGCGCGATCTGTCAGACCGGCAAGGCGCGCGTGCTCGTCTTCGCCAACATCCACGCGGGGGAGGTCGCGGGGAAGGACGCCATGCTCGAACTGCTCCGCGACGTGGCGGGCGGAGCCCACCGTGAGTGGGCCGACTCGCTCGTCGTGATGATCGCGCCGATCTACAACGCCGACGGGAACGAGCGCGCCGGCTACGACCATCGCCCCTACCAGCTCGGTCCGGTCGATGGGGTGGGAACGCGGACCAACGCGCAGGGGCTCGACCTGAACCGCGACTTCGTCAAGCTGGCCTCGCCCGAGGCGCGTGCGCTCGTCGGCCTGATCCGCGACGCGGACCCGCACGTCGTGGTCGACCTCCACACGACGAACGGGACGTTCATGGGGTACCACCTCACGTACGCGCCGGGCCTGTCGCCCAACACGCCCCGGGGCATCGACGCCGACTTGTGGGACCGCTGGCTCCCGGCAATCACGGATTCGGTCCTCGCGTCGGACGACTTCGCGATCTACCACTACGGCAACGTCCCGGGGGCCTTCGGCGAGGAGGCCACGGCGCCACGGGGGTGGTACTCCTACAGCCCGCAGCCGCGGTACTCGTCGAACTACGTCGGCGTGCGTGGCCGGTACGGGATCCTCTCGGAGGCCTACAGCTACGCGCCGTACCGCGAGCGCGTCGCCGTCTCGCGTCGGTTCGTGGAGGAGGTCCTCGACCGGGCCTGGGCGGAGGCGTCGCACGTCCGCCAGCGCGTCGCCGAGGCGGACGGGGAGCGGGTGATGGGGGAGACCGTGGCCATCCGCGCGACCTGGGAGGCGCTGCCGCAGCCGGTCGACATCTTGCTAGGGGAGGTCGACACCGTGGCGCACCCGGTCACGGGCGACCCGATGTACCAGCGCCGCGATGTCCGAGAGCCTGAGCGGATGCCGGCGTACGTCCGGTTCGCGCCGTCGGAGACCGTCACGGCCCCGGCGATGTACGTCGTCCGCGGCCCCGTTCAGGAGCGCGTGGCCGACCTCCTCGACGCCCACGGCGTCGCGTACCGTCGGGCCGCCGTGCCCCGCAGCGACCGGGAGGCGTTCCGCGTCGACAGCGTGCGGACGGCCGAGCGAGCGTTCCAAGACGTCCGGATGCAAGAGGTGTTCGGCGCGTGGGAGCCCGCGCCGGCCGACGCATCCGGGGAGGCGGCACTCGTCGTGCCGGTCGACCAGCCGCTCGGGCGCCTCGTCGTGATGCTCCTCGAGCCGCGGTCGGACGACGGGCTCGTCGCGTGGGGCCTGTTGGCGGACGGTCTCGCCGAGGGCCGTGTGCCCATCGAGCGAATCCCGGCGCCCTAG